The following coding sequences are from one Thermostaphylospora chromogena window:
- a CDS encoding GTP-binding protein produces the protein MTSTKIVVAGGFGVGKTTFVGAVSEIMPLTTEAVMTEASAAVDDIAHTPNKSTTTVAMDFGRVTLDRDLILYLFGTPGQHRFWFMWDDLVQGAIGAVVLVDTRRLADSFPAVDYFEEAGLPFIVALNGFDGSFPHGPEEVREALTVADDVPIVTTDARSREQVKQTLITLVEYVVRKATPV, from the coding sequence ATGACGTCCACGAAGATCGTCGTGGCGGGCGGGTTCGGCGTGGGCAAGACGACCTTCGTCGGGGCGGTATCCGAGATCATGCCGCTGACGACCGAGGCGGTCATGACGGAGGCGAGCGCCGCGGTCGACGACATCGCGCACACCCCCAACAAGTCCACCACCACGGTGGCGATGGACTTCGGGCGGGTGACGCTGGATCGCGACCTGATCCTCTACCTGTTCGGCACGCCGGGCCAGCACCGCTTCTGGTTCATGTGGGACGACCTGGTACAGGGTGCGATCGGCGCGGTCGTGCTGGTGGACACGCGGCGGCTGGCCGACAGCTTCCCCGCGGTGGACTACTTCGAGGAGGCGGGCCTGCCGTTCATCGTGGCGCTGAACGGCTTCGACGGATCGTTCCCGCACGGTCCCGAGGAGGTGCGGGAAGCCCTGACCGTCGCGGACGACGTGCCGATCGTGACCACCGACGCGCGCTCCCGCGAACAGGTCAAGCAGACTCTGATCACCCTGGTGGAGTACGTCGTCCGCAAGGCCACCCCGGTCTGA
- a CDS encoding nitrate- and nitrite sensing domain-containing protein, which translates to MSTRVPQLNRGNDGGGKEGAAARPRKTEAGGGLRLRDWRVRTRLAALVLAPTLAAVLLGGVQVADANSAAEDYRRADVLARFSDRVAALTHELAVERDRVAWHTAIESPGEGLGVVEQQMLKVDQAVTQVRQQARALGHLDERSASEIRAMLASLDTLVTLRRQAMGGELGTEALIRQYSLVIEPLLTVHDEIGRGVADDELASRSLALAALARAKESTARQRGLLTVILVSDQVDQKLLQGFLGAISREQDELRAFSAEADPREWLFYQENVPTSLSEHAHGLREAVLAKAGAGEPLSGTELARTTDVTEWFASMTAVVDRTREVEQRQQRAILARTKTLIDAEESNVILVSTMVVGLILAVLLITTGMARTLVQPLRQLRSEALDIAERRLPAIVRRLRESPDAADSIHVEPIGVLSRDEIGQVARAFDEVHREAVRLAGDEAKLRGDVNAMFVSLSRRGQTLAERQLALVERLERGERDEQRLADLQELNHLVTRMRRNSDNLLVLAGHDTDRRRGRPMELLEVIRAAKAQVEGADRVVTQVRADVAVTGQAVHDVIHLLAELLENAIMFSPSGSKVLVSSNRADGGGLMLSVIDQGIGMTAEEIDQMNERLSDPAAVDSSVSRRMGLYVVARLARRHGIRVKLGRQNVGGLTVMVLLPQSLVVPVSSADLVEPPRMPVAAAPLSAPVAPPAPLDPAGYDPGRRGPAPHEPDFYDPLPPPPRESSASGAPAEGVASVGTFQADAARPAASPAVPADGAGSPPRVPEQPPSRPGKPRARPVPDQDDEYLPIYAEMESLWFRTHSPDEAAPGKEKRTDRPAWTSPADVGWRAAEAATRNPVQDGFTAAGLPRRPPKANLVPGSAPPFRIPEIPDPGPVEPRSRPLSPERMRSRMRGLQQGVRRGRTEVAGKGRGFGGLPGGAMGGPGGRPKGPAGVWESLREQRP; encoded by the coding sequence GTGAGTACACGGGTACCGCAGCTCAACCGGGGGAACGACGGCGGGGGAAAGGAGGGCGCCGCCGCGCGCCCACGAAAGACCGAAGCCGGGGGCGGCTTACGGTTACGCGACTGGCGAGTCCGTACCCGGCTCGCCGCACTGGTGCTGGCACCGACCCTGGCGGCCGTCCTGCTGGGCGGCGTGCAGGTGGCCGACGCGAACAGCGCCGCGGAGGACTACCGGCGGGCCGACGTGCTCGCCCGGTTCTCCGACCGGGTGGCCGCGCTCACCCATGAGCTGGCCGTCGAACGCGACAGGGTGGCCTGGCACACCGCCATCGAATCGCCCGGTGAGGGCCTCGGCGTCGTGGAACAGCAGATGCTGAAGGTGGACCAGGCGGTCACGCAGGTGCGGCAGCAGGCGCGCGCCCTCGGCCACCTCGACGAACGGTCCGCGAGCGAGATCCGCGCCATGCTCGCCAGCCTGGACACGCTGGTCACCCTGCGCCGCCAGGCGATGGGCGGGGAACTGGGCACCGAAGCGCTCATCAGGCAGTACTCGCTGGTGATCGAGCCCCTGCTCACCGTGCACGACGAGATCGGCAGGGGTGTCGCCGACGACGAGCTGGCCAGCCGGTCGCTGGCGCTGGCCGCGCTGGCCAGGGCCAAGGAGAGCACCGCGCGGCAGCGCGGCCTGCTCACCGTGATCCTGGTGTCGGACCAGGTGGACCAGAAGCTGCTGCAGGGCTTCCTCGGCGCGATCTCCCGCGAGCAGGACGAGCTGCGCGCGTTCTCCGCCGAGGCCGACCCCCGGGAGTGGCTCTTCTATCAGGAGAACGTGCCGACCAGCCTGTCGGAGCACGCGCACGGTCTGCGCGAGGCCGTCCTGGCCAAGGCCGGGGCGGGGGAGCCGCTGTCCGGTACGGAGCTGGCCCGCACCACCGATGTGACCGAGTGGTTCGCCTCGATGACGGCTGTCGTGGACCGCACGCGTGAGGTGGAGCAGCGCCAGCAGCGGGCCATTCTCGCCCGGACCAAGACGCTGATCGACGCCGAGGAGAGCAACGTCATCCTGGTCTCCACCATGGTGGTCGGGCTGATACTGGCCGTCCTGCTGATCACCACGGGCATGGCGCGGACCCTCGTCCAGCCGCTGCGGCAGCTGCGCAGCGAGGCACTGGACATCGCCGAGCGGCGGCTGCCCGCGATCGTCCGCCGCCTGCGGGAGTCTCCCGACGCGGCGGACTCCATCCACGTGGAGCCCATCGGCGTGCTCTCCCGGGACGAGATCGGGCAGGTGGCCCGCGCCTTCGACGAAGTCCATCGCGAGGCCGTACGGCTGGCCGGCGACGAGGCGAAACTCCGTGGCGACGTCAACGCGATGTTCGTCAGCCTCTCCCGCCGCGGCCAGACGCTGGCCGAACGCCAGCTCGCGCTGGTGGAGCGGCTGGAACGCGGAGAGCGGGACGAACAGCGACTGGCCGACCTGCAGGAGCTGAACCACCTGGTCACCCGGATGCGGCGCAACAGCGACAACCTCCTCGTCCTGGCCGGGCACGACACCGACAGGCGACGCGGCCGGCCCATGGAGCTGCTGGAGGTCATACGCGCCGCCAAGGCGCAGGTGGAGGGCGCAGACCGGGTGGTCACCCAGGTCCGGGCCGACGTCGCCGTCACCGGGCAGGCCGTGCACGACGTCATCCACCTGCTCGCCGAGCTGCTGGAGAACGCGATCATGTTCTCGCCGAGCGGGTCCAAGGTGCTGGTGTCCAGCAACCGCGCGGACGGCGGCGGGTTGATGCTCTCGGTCATCGATCAGGGCATCGGGATGACCGCCGAAGAGATCGATCAGATGAACGAGCGCCTGTCCGACCCCGCGGCGGTGGACTCGTCGGTGTCCCGGCGCATGGGACTGTACGTGGTCGCCCGTCTGGCGCGGCGGCACGGCATCCGGGTCAAGCTGGGCCGCCAGAACGTCGGCGGCCTGACCGTCATGGTGCTCCTTCCGCAGTCCCTCGTGGTCCCGGTCTCCAGCGCCGACCTGGTGGAGCCGCCGCGCATGCCCGTGGCCGCCGCGCCGCTGAGCGCCCCCGTGGCCCCGCCCGCGCCTTTGGACCCCGCCGGATACGATCCGGGCCGGCGCGGTCCGGCCCCGCACGAGCCGGACTTCTACGATCCGCTGCCGCCCCCGCCGCGGGAGTCCTCCGCTTCCGGCGCGCCGGCTGAGGGCGTGGCGTCCGTGGGAACGTTTCAGGCGGACGCGGCCCGGCCCGCCGCGTCGCCGGCCGTCCCCGCCGACGGCGCCGGATCGCCGCCGCGGGTTCCGGAACAGCCGCCGTCCCGGCCCGGTAAGCCGCGGGCGCGGCCGGTGCCGGACCAGGACGACGAATACCTGCCGATCTACGCCGAGATGGAGTCGCTCTGGTTCCGGACGCACTCCCCGGACGAGGCGGCCCCGGGTAAGGAGAAGCGGACCGACCGGCCCGCCTGGACCTCCCCGGCCGACGTGGGCTGGCGGGCGGCGGAGGCCGCGACGCGCAACCCCGTGCAGGACGGTTTCACGGCCGCCGGCCTGCCCAGGCGCCCGCCGAAGGCGAACCTGGTGCCCGGGTCCGCGCCGCCGTTCCGCATCCCCGAGATCCCCGACCCGGGGCCGGTCGAGCCGCGCAGCCGCCCTCTGTCACCGGAGCGGATGCGCAGCCGGATGCGCGGCCTGCAGCAGGGCGTGCGCCGAGGACGCACCGAAGTCGCCGGCAAGGGCCGAGGATTCGGCGGGCTGCCCGGCGGGGCGATGGGAGGCCCCGGCGGACGGCCGAAGGGCCCGGCCGGCGTGTGGGAGAGCTTGAGGGAGCAACGACCATGA
- a CDS encoding ABC transporter substrate-binding protein, translating into MKLRSSFVGVLVFALLAAVGCGGSDEPATTAAADGGSGLEKTEITVGTMPVVDTAPLQMAIRDGFFKAEGLDVKLQTLAGGAEAIPKLKSGELDISFGNYVSFFSAASRGVIDLKIVADGFQSAPGSHVIMVPKDSPVQTPADLKGKKIAVNTKRNVASMLVRVAAKAHGVELDEDQNFVEFPFPEMEGVLKSGEVDAAQVVEPFGTLISQSIGARVIWDTSQGPTKDFPIAGYAAMADFAAENPKTVAAFQRAMSKAQAAAADRGKVVEIIPQYTTIKPDVASSLSIGGFPTTLEASRLQRVADSMREHGLLEQPLQVQDLLVSAG; encoded by the coding sequence ATGAAACTCCGCTCCTCATTTGTCGGCGTCTTAGTCTTCGCCCTGCTCGCCGCCGTGGGGTGTGGCGGCTCCGACGAACCGGCTACCACCGCCGCCGCCGACGGGGGATCCGGTCTAGAAAAAACTGAAATTACGGTCGGGACAATGCCCGTCGTGGATACCGCTCCCCTCCAGATGGCGATTCGCGATGGTTTCTTCAAGGCCGAGGGTCTGGACGTGAAATTACAGACGCTCGCCGGTGGCGCGGAGGCCATCCCGAAGCTCAAGTCCGGTGAGCTCGATATCAGTTTCGGTAACTACGTCTCCTTCTTCAGCGCCGCCTCCCGCGGCGTGATCGACCTGAAGATCGTGGCCGACGGCTTCCAGAGCGCGCCCGGAAGCCACGTCATCATGGTCCCCAAGGACAGCCCCGTCCAGACGCCGGCCGATCTCAAGGGCAAGAAGATCGCGGTCAACACCAAGCGCAACGTCGCCTCCATGCTGGTGCGGGTGGCCGCCAAGGCGCACGGCGTCGAGCTGGACGAGGACCAGAACTTCGTGGAGTTCCCCTTCCCCGAGATGGAGGGCGTGCTGAAGAGCGGGGAGGTCGACGCGGCGCAGGTCGTCGAGCCGTTCGGCACCCTGATCAGCCAGTCGATCGGGGCCCGGGTCATCTGGGACACCTCGCAGGGCCCGACGAAGGACTTCCCCATCGCGGGTTACGCGGCGATGGCCGACTTCGCCGCGGAGAACCCCAAGACCGTCGCCGCCTTCCAGCGGGCGATGTCCAAGGCGCAGGCGGCCGCCGCCGACCGGGGGAAGGTCGTGGAGATCATCCCGCAGTACACCACCATCAAGCCGGACGTGGCCAGCAGCCTTTCGATCGGCGGCTTCCCCACCACCCTGGAAGCGTCCCGACTCCAGCGGGTGGCCGACAGCATGCGTGAACACGGCCTGCTGGAGCAGCCGCTTCAGGTGCAGGACCTGCTCGTCTCGGCCGGATGA
- a CDS encoding ABC transporter ATP-binding protein, with product MLDIAELTHTYGRGEEAHQAIARIDLSLAEGELVCIVGPSGCGKSTLLRSIAGLIKPTGGRIRVGGVPVTRTPDNLAVVFQDYSRSLFPWMSVADNVALPLRRKGMDAKARRRAAAEALEQVGLASAASKYPWELSGGMQQRAAIARALAYRPSLMLMDEPFGSVDAQTREDLEDLVLRVREMYGMTILLITHDIDESVYVGDRVVVLSKAPARVVGDLRVDLPAPRDQITTREHPDFVHLRAEVGRLVRGRAAEPAVQG from the coding sequence GTGCTTGACATCGCCGAACTGACCCATACATACGGCAGAGGCGAGGAGGCGCATCAAGCCATCGCCCGGATCGACCTGAGCCTCGCCGAGGGCGAACTCGTATGCATAGTGGGACCGTCCGGCTGCGGTAAGTCGACCCTGCTCCGCTCCATCGCCGGGCTCATCAAACCGACCGGGGGGCGTATCCGCGTCGGCGGCGTCCCGGTCACGCGGACGCCCGACAACCTCGCGGTGGTGTTCCAGGACTACAGCCGCTCGCTGTTCCCGTGGATGTCGGTGGCCGACAACGTCGCGCTGCCGCTGCGCAGGAAGGGCATGGACGCCAAGGCGCGCCGCCGGGCCGCCGCGGAGGCCCTGGAACAGGTCGGCCTGGCCTCGGCCGCGTCCAAATACCCCTGGGAGCTGTCCGGCGGCATGCAGCAGCGTGCCGCCATCGCGCGCGCCCTGGCGTACCGTCCGTCGCTGATGCTGATGGACGAGCCGTTCGGGTCGGTGGACGCGCAGACCCGTGAGGATCTGGAAGACCTCGTGCTGCGGGTGCGGGAGATGTACGGCATGACGATCCTGCTCATCACCCACGACATCGACGAGAGCGTGTACGTCGGCGACCGGGTCGTGGTGCTGTCCAAGGCCCCCGCCAGGGTGGTGGGCGACCTACGCGTCGATCTCCCCGCGCCGCGCGACCAGATCACCACCCGGGAGCACCCCGACTTCGTCCACCTGCGCGCAGAGGTGGGCCGCCTGGTCCGCGGGCGGGCCGCCGAGCCCGCCGTCCAGGGCTGA
- a CDS encoding roadblock/LC7 domain-containing protein: protein MSRSAMDVNWLVSGFVDEVPGVAHAVVVSSDGIPLSYSRGFPKDRADQLAAVASGLVSLTQGASRVFEGGPVTQTVVEMERGLLLTMSITDGSCLAVLAAPDCDLGLVAYQMTILVERAGQVLTPAVRAELSAAPSIW from the coding sequence ATGAGCCGTTCCGCGATGGACGTCAACTGGCTGGTCAGCGGATTCGTGGACGAGGTTCCGGGGGTGGCGCACGCGGTGGTGGTCTCCTCGGATGGGATTCCGTTGTCCTACTCCCGCGGTTTCCCCAAGGACCGCGCCGACCAGCTGGCCGCCGTCGCCTCCGGTCTGGTGAGCCTGACCCAGGGAGCCTCCCGGGTGTTCGAGGGAGGGCCCGTCACGCAGACCGTGGTGGAGATGGAACGCGGGTTACTGCTGACGATGTCCATCACCGACGGGTCGTGCCTGGCCGTGCTCGCCGCACCCGACTGCGACCTGGGGCTCGTCGCCTACCAGATGACGATCCTCGTGGAACGCGCCGGGCAGGTGCTCACCCCGGCGGTGCGGGCGGAGCTGTCCGCCGCGCCCTCCATCTGGTGA